The following proteins come from a genomic window of Gadus morhua chromosome 11, gadMor3.0, whole genome shotgun sequence:
- the fam210ab gene encoding uncharacterized protein C18orf19 homolog B: MMQRVLSHHVLRQVSAMRGRSVHFSGSERLGPLCCCVLLSPRLAAGSHRQLSVSVASRAVQHPKQQPSEEEAQPPPHTQAQAPQAVGAGEAGSAGSGTGGPTLPGEESLEIDPLQDKSIGLIQRFKRTFKQYGKVMIPVHLVTSSIWLGTFYYAAMKGVNVVPFLELIGLPESIVGLLRNSSSGYALTAYAMYKIATPARYTVTLGGTSLSVQYLRRHGYFSTPPPVKDYIQDKMEETKEKLSEKMEVTKERLSEKMEETKEMFSGRMEETKERLSEKMEETKDKFSEKLQETKDKVSEGKTFFRKKVD; encoded by the exons ATGATGCAGCGCGTCCTTTCCCATCATGTCTTGCGGCAGGTGTCAGCGATGCGCGGGCGGTCAGTGCACTTCTCCGGCTCTGAACGTCTGGGCCCGCTCTGCTGCTGCGTGCTCCTCTCGCCACGCCTAGCAGCGGGCTCTCACCGGCAGCTGTCTGTCTCCGTTGCGAGCCGTGCAGTGCAGCATCCCAAACAACAGCCCAGCGAGGAAGAAGCTCAGCCTCCTCCGCACACCCAGGCGCAGGCTCCTCAAGCGGTCGGCGCAGGTGAAGCCGGCTCCGCGGGCTCCGGCACCGGGGGCCCCACCCTGCCTGGAGAGGAAAGCCTGGAGATAGACCCGCTGCAGGACAAGTCCATAGGCCTGATCCAGAGGTTCAAGAGGACGTTCAAACAGTACGGGAAGGTGATGATCCCGGTGCACCTGGTCACCTCCTCCATCTGGCTTGGAACCTTCTACTACGCCGCTATGAA GGGCGTGAATGTCGTGCCCTTCCTGGAGCTGATCGGTTTGCCTGAGTCAATAGTCGGCCTTTTGAGAAATTCTTCAAGTGGCTACGCCCTCACTGCATATGCCATGTACAAA ATTGCGACCCCAGCTAGATACACTGTGACCCTGGGCGGCACATCGCTCTCGGTGCAGTACCTACGCAGACACGGCTACTTCTCCACACCGCCGCCCGTCAAAGACTACATCCAGGACAAGATGGAGGAGACCAAGGAGAAACTGTCTGAGAAGATGGAGGTGACGAAGGAGAGGCTCTCAGAGAAGATGGAGGAAACGAAGGAAATGTTTTCCGGGAGGATGGAAGAGACAAAAGAGCGACTCTCTGAAAAGATGGAGGAGACCAAGGACAAGTTCTCTGAGAAACTGCAAGAGACCAAAGACAAAGTGTCAGAGGGCAAAACGTTTTTCAGGAAGAAAGTCGACTAG